In Solea senegalensis isolate Sse05_10M linkage group LG6, IFAPA_SoseM_1, whole genome shotgun sequence, one genomic interval encodes:
- the fabp2 gene encoding fatty acid-binding protein, intestinal translates to MTFNGTWKIERNENYEKFMEVMGVNVLKRKLALHDHLQIILEQTGDKFHVKETSAFRTLELDFVLGVTFEYSLADGTELSGSWTIEGDMMKGVFTRKDNGKQLTTTRIIQGGELIQMYSYEGVEARRIFKKA, encoded by the exons ATGACCTTCAACGGCACCTGGAAAATTGAGCGCAATGAAAACTATGAGAAATTCATGGAAGTAATGG GAGTCAACGTGTTGAAGAGGAAGCTGGCACTTCACGACCACCTGCAAATCATCCTCGAACAGACTGGAGACAAGTTTCACGTCAAGGAGACCAGCGCTTTCCGCACCCTGGAATTAGACTTTGTCCTGGGGGTCACTTTTGAGTACAGCCTCGCTGATGGGACTGAGCTATCG GGCTCGTGGACCATAGAGGGTGACATGATGAAGGGGGTTTTCACGAGAAAGGACAATGGAAAACAACTCACAACAACCCGAATCATCCAGGGAGGTGAACTCATACAG ATGTACAGCTACGAAGGTGTGGAAGCAAGGAGGATATTCAAGAAGGCATAG
- the gucy1b1 gene encoding guanylate cyclase soluble subunit beta-1 → MYGFVNHALELLVLRNYGPEVWEDIKREAQLDIEGQFLVRIIYEDAKTYDLVAAASKVLKIEAGDILQLFGKMFFEFCQESGYDTILRVLGSNVREFLQNLDALHDHLGTIYPGMRAPSFRCTDAEKGTNLILHYYSEREGLQDIVIGIIKTVAQQIHGTEIEMKMIQPKSEECDHIKFLIEEKDSEEEAFYEDLDGFEENGTQETRISPYTFCKAFPFHLMFDKDLMLTQCGNAIYRILPQLHPGTCILPSVFSLVRPHIDFSFHGILSHINTVFVLRSKEGLLNVETVENEDELTGVEISCLRLKGQMIYLPEAENILFLCSPSVMNLDDLTRRGLYLSDIPLHDATRDLVLLGEQFREEYKLTQELEILTDRLQHTLRALEDEKKKTDRLLYSVLPPSVANELRHKRPVPAKRYDNVTILFSGIVGFNVFCSKHASAEGAIKIVNLLNDVYTRFDILTDSRKNPYVYKVETVGDKYMTVSGLPEPCTHHAKSICHLALDMLEIAGQVKVDNEPVQITIGIHTGEVVTGVIGQRMPRYCLFGNTVNLTSRTETTGDKGKINVSEYTYRCLQSAENADPQFHLEYRGPITMKGKKDPMKVWFLSRKSTDTESTAVKA, encoded by the exons GAGGGAGGCTCAGCTCGATATTGAGGGTCAGTTCCTGGTCAGAATCATATACGAGGATGCCAAAACGTACGACCTAGTAGCGGCTGCGAGTAAAGTTCTCA AGATCGAAGCGGGAGACATCTTGCAGCTGTTTGGGAAGATGTTTTTTGAATTTTGCCAAGAATCAGGATATGACACCATCTTGCGAGTGCTGGGATCCAATGTTCGTGAGTTCCTGCAG AACTTGGATGCTCTACACGACCACCTGGGTACCATTTATCCTGGAATGAGAGCTCCCTCATTTCGCTGCACTGATGCCGAGAAGGGAACCAATCTGATACTTCACTACTACTCAGAGAGAGAAGGCCTGCAAGACATTGTGATTGGCATCATTAAAACTGTCGCTCAACAAATCCACGGAACAGAGATAGAGATGAAG ATGATCCAGCCAAAAAGTGAGGAGTGCGATCACATCAAGTTCCTCATTGAGGAGAAGGATTCAGAGGAGGAGGCGTTTTACGAGGACCTGGATGGCTTTGAGGAGAACGGCACGCAGGAGACTCGGATCAGTCCATATACGTTTTGCAAGGCCTTCCCATTCCACCTCATGTTCGACAAGGACCTGATGCTCACGCAGTGTGGGAACGCCATTTATCGAATCCTGCCACAG CTTCACCCTGGTACCTGTATCCTGCCTTCAGTCTTCTCGTTGGTCCGTCCTCACATCGACTTCAGTTTTCACGGCATCCTCTCCCACATCAACACAGTCTTTGTTCTGCGAAGCAAG GAGGGCCTGCTGAATGTGGAGACTGTAGAGAATGAGGACGAGCTGACGGGAGTGGAGATCAGCTGTCTGAGACTGAAAGGACAGATGATTTACTTGCCAGAGGCAGAGAACATCCTTTTCCTTTGCTCACCCAG TGTCATGAACCTGGATGATCTTACACGGAGGGGCCTGTACCTGAGCGACATCCCGCTGCACGACGCCACGCGTGACCTGGTGCTGCTGGGAGAGCAGTTTCGTGAGGAGTACAAGCTGACGCAGGAGCTGGAGATCTTGACAGATCGTCTGCAGCACACACTCCGGGCCCTGGAGgacgagaagaaaaaaacagacag ATTGCTCTATTCCGTTTTGCCACCATCTGTTGCCAACGAGCTGCGTCACAAACGGCCCGTCCCGGCAAAGCGCTACGACAACGTGACCATCCTCTTCAGTGGCATCGTCGGATTTAACGTCTTCTGCAGCAAGCACGCCTCAGCCGAGGGAGCCATCAAGATAGTCAACCTGCTCAATGATGTTTACACACGCTTTGACATCTTGACAGACTCTCGCAAGAACCCTTACGTATACAAG GTGGAAACTGTGGGTGATAAGTACATGACAGTGAGTGGCTTGCCAGAACCATGCACACACCACGCCAAGTCCATCTGCCACCTCGCTCTGGATATGCTGGAGATTGCCGGACAAGTCAAAGTGGATAATGAACCAGTACAG ATTACGATCGGTATCCACACTGGAGAGGTGGTGACCGGAGTGATTGGCCAGAGGATGCCCAGATATTGCCTTTTtggaaacacagtcaacctCACGAGTCGCACTGAAACTACCGGTGACaaggggaaaataaatgtctcagaATATACTTATCG GTGTTTGCAGTCGGCTGAGAACGCTGACCCTCAGTTTCACTTGGAGTATCGTGGACCCATCACCATGAAAGGAAAGAAGGATCCAATGAAGGTGTGGTTCTTGTCCCGGAaatccacagacacagagtccaCCGCGGTTAAAGCTTAA
- the myoz2b gene encoding myozenin-2b isoform X1, with protein MSQFCTMPAGERKRCAAALCQEVHGSKGDFMDLGKKLSTPKDIMLEELSLLSNRGSRLFKMRQRRSDKYTFESIQNEANAQLSNDILAENTHTVEIKVEVPTSGNTANAENSVSDMTVEKLSSSTMHKSYHSPWEKAILSDPDLADTLKLRMPAMDSRPELPEYKSFNRVATPYGGFDKAPRGITFKLPEVDLNPPRYPELQEPGIKRPTFNRTAQGWISEGTHLILPTIILEPVQVPESDDL; from the exons ATGTCACAGTTCTGTACAATGCCGgctggagagaggaagaggtgtGCAGCAGCTCTTTGCCAAGAGGTCCATGGTTCCAAGG GAGACTTCATGGATCTTGGGAAGAAGCTCAGCACTCCCAAAGACATCATGCTGGAGGAGTTATCGTTGCTTTCTAACAGAGGGTCACGACTTTTTAAAATGCGCCAGAGGAGGTCCgacaaatacacatttgaaaGTATCCAAAATGAGGCAAATGCACAGCTAAGT AATGACATATTAGCTGAGAACACACATACTGTGGAAATTAAAGTGGAGGTGCCCACCAGTGGGAACACTGCTAATGCAGAAAACTCTGTTTCAG ATATGACTGTGGAGAAGTTAAGCAGCTCAACTATGCACAAGTCCTATCACTCTCCGTGGGAGAAGGCGATCCTCAGTGACCCTGACCTCGCTGACACCCTCAAACTAAGAATGCCGGCAATGGACTCAAGACCAGAGCTTCCCGAATACAAGTCTTTTAACCG GGTCGCCACTCCGTATGGTGGCTTTGACAAAGCTCCCAGAGGAATCACATTCAAACTGCCAGAGGTCGACCTGAACCCACCCAGATACCCAGAGCTGCAGGAGCCAGGGATAAAACGACCCACCTTCAACAGGACGGCCCAGGGATGGATATCAGAGGGCACCCATCTGATCCTACCCACCATCATCCTGGAGCCCGTCCAAGTCCCAGAGTCTGACGACCTGTAG
- the myoz2b gene encoding myozenin-2b isoform X2: MDLGKKLSTPKDIMLEELSLLSNRGSRLFKMRQRRSDKYTFESIQNEANAQLSNDILAENTHTVEIKVEVPTSGNTANAENSVSDMTVEKLSSSTMHKSYHSPWEKAILSDPDLADTLKLRMPAMDSRPELPEYKSFNRVATPYGGFDKAPRGITFKLPEVDLNPPRYPELQEPGIKRPTFNRTAQGWISEGTHLILPTIILEPVQVPESDDL; encoded by the exons ATGGATCTTGGGAAGAAGCTCAGCACTCCCAAAGACATCATGCTGGAGGAGTTATCGTTGCTTTCTAACAGAGGGTCACGACTTTTTAAAATGCGCCAGAGGAGGTCCgacaaatacacatttgaaaGTATCCAAAATGAGGCAAATGCACAGCTAAGT AATGACATATTAGCTGAGAACACACATACTGTGGAAATTAAAGTGGAGGTGCCCACCAGTGGGAACACTGCTAATGCAGAAAACTCTGTTTCAG ATATGACTGTGGAGAAGTTAAGCAGCTCAACTATGCACAAGTCCTATCACTCTCCGTGGGAGAAGGCGATCCTCAGTGACCCTGACCTCGCTGACACCCTCAAACTAAGAATGCCGGCAATGGACTCAAGACCAGAGCTTCCCGAATACAAGTCTTTTAACCG GGTCGCCACTCCGTATGGTGGCTTTGACAAAGCTCCCAGAGGAATCACATTCAAACTGCCAGAGGTCGACCTGAACCCACCCAGATACCCAGAGCTGCAGGAGCCAGGGATAAAACGACCCACCTTCAACAGGACGGCCCAGGGATGGATATCAGAGGGCACCCATCTGATCCTACCCACCATCATCCTGGAGCCCGTCCAAGTCCCAGAGTCTGACGACCTGTAG
- the usp53b gene encoding inactive ubiquitin carboxyl-terminal hydrolase 53 codes for MKWMEPMARPTHQLPPLSMSSCSKSPSNSGEVAGSNSMAWVKMFKKPGGGLKKSYQPGSMLSLALTKGLLNEPGQNSCFLNSAVQVLWQLDIFRRSLRQLSGHFCLGDACIFCALKSIFSQFQQSRERVLPSDSLRNALAETFKDEQRFQLGLMDDAAECFENILERIHLHIVSDTATDACSSKSCITHQKFAMMLYEQFVCRCCGASSDPHPFTELVHYVSTTSLCQQVDRVIGKNERLRSDMFGELLQAANNTGDLRSCPSNCGQSIKIRRVLMNCPEIVTIGFVWDAEQSDLTDDVIRSLGPRLNLCGLFNRVTDENAKRSELHLVGMICFSSKHYSAFAYHTKSSKWMFFDDATVKEIGSKWKDVASKCIRGHFQPLLLFYTNPEGSPVSNEDAPRQTSMCPRYKGQVNGDASVKHPLVSPNKFEEPSMENFQRTSETSRKDRGHRRTEPSQHKEVAHARSSSPPENGLRPSVDHKLKNHQRTEKSINHSSRGSQEPRGPPFSPQGGGHSQKHTTSPSRCDQDSCQEQCEKGGSGGNRSKSKSTWRPIREVLNVDMVLNELEQRRQQQQDSPRCSKTSAQERDPAEPSRVREREFVRTREDRKQKCLMTIYEDEQRHETESHSSVESESRANPQRGSRLKGGPKTLLRSDTWTIQRTESGYESSDRLSSGSTNPDSPGVDGFAAKEQRSTAEAQLQSQPHQKGGDAKSSVTSSSPSHNGKHQSRPQGKNHDQVSHSQLKCSPSLRHKSKNPSSTSRKAVSSERDSAGPENRQSDQLEPTNCRETTNLRHIMKTSSSEWNSSDDLALSEPEDRESTYCSSNSEAVASDPQCPHITLPYQPPCNVTTEPLQQLNNQRQLSATGSPHLRPAQRIPPHQGETSHAAFRPRMLQEAFPSSPRLSSTSYVSPHRKPEVSGLWTFSDTSSKSGSDPERSTPSSCESEERVTGCRVEQAVPAQEVSLTTYFNVDNCMTETYRLKYHNQRPLVLSATVPRTVAVTERRDTSHTLATETHSQDVPKNRPETSHNSNKPTAKWNPVTTKGLDDRGFL; via the exons ATGAAATGGATGGAGCCCATGGCCAGACCAACACACCAGCTCCCACCTCTCAGCATGTCCAGCTGCAGCAAGTCTCCCTCCAACTCTGGAGAAG TTGCAGGCTCTAACTCCATGGCATGGGTGAAGATGTTTAAAAAACCAGGAGGAGGCCTGAAGAAGTCCTACCAGCCTGGGAGCATGTTGTCTCTCGCACTCACCAAAGGTCTGCTGAATGAGCCTGGGCAGAATAGCTGCTTCCTAAATAGTGCTGTCCAG GTTCTCTGGCAGCTGGACATCTTCAGGAGAAGTTTGAGGCAGCTCTCAGGTCACTTCTGTCTGGGCGACGCTTGCATTTTCTGCGCTTTAAAG agtATATTCAGCCAGTTTCAGCAGAGCAGGGAGCGTGTGCTCCCCTCTGACAGCCTGCGCAACGCTCTGGCTGAAACCTTTAAGGATGAGCAGCGCTTTCAGCTCGGCCTGATGGATGATGCTGCCGAGTGCTTC GAAAATATCCTGGAGCGAATTCATCTCCACATAGTGTCAGACACTGCAACTGATGCTTGTTCATCCAAGTCATGCATCACCCATCAGAAGTTTGCAATGATGCTTTACGAGCAG tttgtgTGTCGCTGTTGTGGTGCGTCTTCAGATCCACACCCATTCACAGAATTAGTACACTACGTCTCAACTACTTCTTTATG tcaACAGGTCGATCGAGTGATTGGTAAGAATGAGCGGCTCAGGTCAGACATGTTTGGAGAATTGCTGCAGGCAGCAAACAACACAGGAGACCTTCGAAGCTGCCCA AGTAATTGTGGTCAGAGTATCAAGATCCGCCGTGTGCTCATGAACTGTCCGGAGATCGTGACCATAGGCTTTGTGTGGGACGCGGAACAGTCTGATCTCACAGACGATGTCATCCGGTCACTCGGCCCACGTTTGAACCTGTGTGGG CTTTTCAATCGTGTCACTGATGAAAATGCCAAACGCAGTGAGCTACATCTGGTGGGGATGATCTGCTTTTCCAGTAAACATTACTCAGCTTTTGCCTATCATACCAAATCTTCAAAATGGATGTTTTTTGATGATGCTACTGTAAAGGAG atCGGGTCCAAATGGAAAGATGTCGCCTCTAAATGTATCAGAGGACATTTCCAGCcacttcttttattttacactaaTCCTGAGGGAAGTCCGGTGTCCAATGAAGATGCACCAAGGCAAACCTCAATGTGTCCACGGTACAAAGGCCAAGTAAATGGTGACGCGTCAG TGAAACATCCACTCGTGAGTCCAAACAAATTCGAGGAACCTTCCATGGAGAATTTCCAGAGGACGAGTGAAACATCAAGAAAGGACAGAGGGCATCGGAGAACGGAGCCGTCGCAACACAAAG AGGTGGCACATGCAAGGTCTTCATCTCCTCCAGAGAATGGACTGAGGCCGTCTGTGGACCACAAGTTAAAAAACCATCAACGCACTGAGAAGTCCATCAACCATTCAAGCAGAGGGTCTCAGGAGCCACGTGGACCGCCCTTCAGTCCACAGGGTGGTGGACATAGCCAGAAACACACCACCTCCCCGAGTCGCTGTGATCAGGATAGCTGTCAGGAGCAGTGTGAGAAAGGTGGCAGTGGAGGAAACCGGAGTAAATCAAAGTCCACTTGGAGACCCATTCGCGAGGTGTTAAACGTGGACATGGTTCTAAATGAACTGGAGCAACggcgtcagcagcagcaggacagccCGCGGTGCAGCAAGACTTCAGCCCAGGAAAGGGACCCTGCTGAGCCGAGCCGAGTCCGGGAGAGGGAATTTGTACGGACCAGAGAAGACCGAAAGCAGAAGTGTCTGATGACGATTTACGAGGACGAGCAGAGGCACGAGACTGAGAGTCACAGCTCTGTGGAGTCAGAGAGCAGGGCCAACCCACAGAGGGGCAGCAGGCTTAAAGGGGGCCCCAAGACGCTGCTGCGTAGTGACACCTGGACCATTCAGAGGACGGAGTCTGGCTACGAGAGCAGCGACAGACTCAGCAGCGGCTCCACAAACCCAGACTCACCTGGGGTTGATGGCTTTGCTGCTAAAGAGCAGAGATCCACAGCAGAGGCTCAGCTGCAAAG CCAGCCACATCAAAAGGGAGGCGATGCAAAGTCGAGTGTAACGTCATCATCACCTTCACACAATG GTAAACATCAATCCAGACCTCAGGGAAAGAACCACGACCAAGTTTCTCATTCACAACTAAAGTGCAGTCCAAGTTTAAG GCATAAATCAAAGAACCCTTCTAGCACCTCCAGGAAAGCGGTGTCTTCAGAGCGTGACTCTGCTGGTCCAGAGAACAGGCAGAGTGATCAGCTGGAGCCCACAAACTGCAGAGAGACTACAAACCTGAGGCACATTATGAAAACCAGCAGCTCGGAATGGAACAGCTCTGATGATCTCGCTCTCTCTGAGCCTGAGGACAGAGAAAGTACTTACTGCTCCAGCAACAGCGAGGCCGTCGCCTCCGATCCACAGTGTCCTCACATCACGCTGCCATACCAGCCTCCCTGTAATGTGACCACGGAGCCTCTTCAACAACTCAACAATCAGCGCCAGCTCAGTGCGACGGGGTCGCCTCACCTCCGACCCGCCCAGCGGATCCCCCCGCACCAGGGTGAAACAAGCCACGCTGCGTTTCGCCCGAGAATGCTTCAAGAAGCCTTTCCGTCGAGTCCTCGTCTTTCATCCACGTCCTACGTCAGTCCGCACAGGAAGCCTGAAGTGTCAGGTCTCTGGACCTTCTCAGACACAAGCTCTAAGTCGGGCTCTGACCCAGAGAGGAGCACTCCATCATCATGTGAAAGTGAGGAAAGGGTCACAGGATGCAGGGTGGAACAGGCAGTGCCAGCTCAAGAGGTTTCTCTGACAACGTACTTCAATGTGGACAACTGTATGACAGAAACGTACCGTCTCAAATACCACAACCAGAGGCCTCTTGTCCTCTCTGCCACGGTGCCGCGGACAGTAGCGGTGACTGAGCGCAGAGACACCAGTCACACACTTGCCactgaaacacactcacaagATGTGCCAAAGAACAGACCTGAAACAA gcCATAATAGCAATAAACCCACTGCAAAATGGAACCCAGTGACCACCAAAGGACTGGACGACCGTGGTTTTTTATGA